In one window of Hymenobacter nivis DNA:
- a CDS encoding phage virion morphogenesis protein — translation MSNGLERFGQQLRGYLRTLPREMGKAVVAESADNFRRQGFENDAGAVVPWAPRKAADTVKRRGKRVANPRQRALLVKSGRLRRSVRIVATTATTVTVGSPEAYAQAQQEGNAKLPARPFITLGRAAKDKLVKKISAGIVGLLK, via the coding sequence ATGAGCAATGGCCTCGAACGCTTCGGCCAGCAGCTGCGCGGCTACCTGCGCACGCTGCCCCGCGAGATGGGCAAGGCCGTGGTGGCCGAGTCAGCCGACAACTTCCGCCGCCAGGGCTTCGAGAACGACGCCGGGGCCGTGGTGCCCTGGGCCCCGCGCAAAGCCGCCGACACAGTGAAGCGCCGCGGCAAGCGCGTGGCCAACCCCCGGCAGCGGGCGCTATTGGTGAAGTCGGGCCGGCTCAGGCGCTCGGTGCGCATCGTCGCCACCACGGCTACCACAGTGACGGTGGGCAGCCCCGAGGCCTACGCACAGGCCCAGCAGGAAGGCAACGCCAAGCTGCCGGCGCGGCCCTTCATCACGCTGGGGCGGGCGGCTAAAGACAAACTTGTGAAGAAAATTAGCGCCGGCATCGTCGGCTTACTGAAATGA
- a CDS encoding phage portal protein family protein — MANIFKSLGQALNPFNKSIQAAGPAGFGALPGSVLETVYPVQIRRLKQDVQKWRDALDRAENVYYPERIQILNIYADVALDLHLSSVLETRKINVLGQAFKLVDGTGKENPAFTKMLRKPWFRQFCRYALESIDYGHSLIEFPVPVDGEFHQLTLVPRQHVFPEAHLVRTMPGMIVGVDYENDPAYSPWLIEVGDRHSLGLLLKAAPAIIWKKTVLGAWAGFTEMFGTPYRTITGAMDGPQMDSCNTMMANMGQAGYGVFPEGVKVDFIAPSTGNALLYDKFIERINSELSKLVLGQTMTTDSGSSRSQGEVHERVSDAYTKEDSVFLSDLINGQLLPFLVKHGYPVAGYEFQFEDTENLGKEKQFLIVQGIMKDSGYQVNKQYLEDTFGVVLEDKPVPVVVPLPVPPGKRAGQPSPTQPASQLPQSVAQLTSQLTSLVTAAASSQLDKLAEGVIKRVHGGDLFAGTIDGALYSYLRDHLEGAISVGWEATDPKLRGYLSENIQRFSGFKTHAVQQAMQEKLTDADGKVRPFAEFRADALQVNQLYNVDYLETEYNTAVASAQMASKWSEFSDGAMLTYKTAGDDLVRAEHAEYDGITLPKDDPFWDTTYPPCDYNCFTPETNVLTPTGWQCISDLRVGDLVIGGSGEAKAVEFVHLNHFDEHVVRLVSEEEHVLTTPNHRFLTLKGWIRAENLKAGDVVIQLPEVGGVDKDVGHIEHVRSLVRNVRVAGPRRALRVYALNANAQFWQKHIYPIGRKVVAKLRIVPQLLEMLQHELFAFGRECFGIGVAARVCSVHAHALGADVLPKNGVVKLSGFALFKRHLTDRLVGFFGSAESTVFADSNKSASADAHCFGLSSTALRVVGPLHPNGLSAFARLYATLLHQFDKLCRLQPPPLANHAVGEYLPNVQLGEGFTDGAPLQGFDALNDFLRYAFFHLKFAKVDSIANIPYIGNVYNLSVKEDISYVTKIGVVHNCRCDVVETDADATPTARDTLDSLPEPPIEFRNNSGKGGEVFNAEHPYFDVPKSVATKIEQQL, encoded by the coding sequence ATGGCCAATATCTTCAAATCGCTGGGCCAGGCCCTGAACCCGTTCAACAAGTCCATCCAGGCCGCGGGGCCGGCGGGCTTTGGGGCCCTGCCCGGCTCGGTGCTCGAAACGGTGTACCCCGTGCAAATCCGCCGACTGAAGCAGGACGTGCAGAAATGGCGCGACGCGCTGGACCGGGCGGAGAACGTCTACTACCCGGAAAGAATACAAATTCTCAACATCTACGCCGACGTGGCGCTGGACCTGCACCTGAGCAGCGTGCTGGAGACGCGCAAAATCAACGTGCTGGGCCAGGCTTTTAAGCTGGTGGACGGTACGGGCAAGGAGAATCCAGCCTTCACCAAAATGCTGCGCAAGCCCTGGTTTCGGCAGTTCTGCCGCTACGCGCTCGAAAGCATCGACTACGGCCACAGCCTAATCGAGTTTCCCGTGCCCGTGGATGGCGAGTTCCACCAGCTCACCCTGGTGCCGCGCCAGCACGTGTTTCCCGAGGCGCACCTGGTGCGCACGATGCCGGGCATGATTGTGGGCGTTGACTACGAGAACGACCCGGCCTACTCGCCGTGGCTCATCGAGGTGGGCGACCGGCACAGCCTGGGCCTGCTGCTGAAGGCCGCGCCCGCCATTATCTGGAAAAAGACCGTGCTCGGGGCCTGGGCGGGCTTCACCGAAATGTTTGGCACCCCGTACCGCACCATCACCGGCGCGATGGACGGCCCGCAGATGGATTCCTGTAACACCATGATGGCCAACATGGGCCAGGCCGGCTACGGCGTGTTTCCCGAAGGCGTGAAGGTGGATTTCATCGCCCCATCCACCGGCAACGCGCTGCTCTACGACAAGTTCATCGAGCGCATCAACTCCGAGCTATCCAAGCTGGTGCTGGGCCAGACGATGACGACCGACTCGGGCAGCAGCCGCAGCCAGGGCGAGGTGCACGAGCGGGTGAGCGACGCCTACACCAAGGAAGATTCGGTGTTCCTGTCGGACCTGATCAACGGGCAGTTGCTGCCGTTTCTGGTGAAGCACGGCTACCCCGTGGCGGGCTACGAGTTCCAGTTCGAGGATACCGAAAACTTGGGCAAGGAAAAGCAGTTCCTGATTGTGCAGGGCATCATGAAGGACTCGGGCTACCAAGTGAACAAGCAGTACCTCGAAGACACGTTCGGCGTGGTGCTGGAGGACAAGCCGGTGCCCGTGGTGGTGCCGCTGCCGGTGCCGCCGGGAAAGCGGGCGGGCCAGCCGAGCCCGACCCAACCGGCAAGCCAGCTGCCCCAGTCCGTCGCGCAACTAACCTCGCAACTAACCTCGCTGGTGACGGCGGCGGCGAGTAGCCAGCTCGACAAGCTGGCCGAGGGCGTCATCAAGCGAGTGCACGGGGGCGACCTGTTCGCGGGCACCATCGATGGGGCGCTCTACAGCTACCTGCGCGACCACCTGGAGGGCGCAATTAGCGTCGGCTGGGAAGCGACCGACCCGAAGCTGCGCGGCTACCTGAGTGAGAATATTCAGCGGTTTTCGGGCTTCAAAACCCATGCCGTGCAACAGGCGATGCAGGAGAAGCTAACCGACGCAGATGGCAAGGTGCGGCCCTTCGCGGAGTTCCGCGCCGATGCCCTGCAAGTGAACCAGCTCTACAACGTCGACTACCTGGAGACGGAGTACAACACGGCCGTGGCCAGCGCCCAGATGGCCAGCAAGTGGAGCGAGTTCAGCGACGGTGCCATGCTTACCTACAAGACGGCGGGCGACGACCTGGTGCGGGCCGAGCACGCGGAGTATGACGGTATCACGCTGCCAAAGGACGACCCGTTTTGGGATACCACCTACCCGCCCTGCGACTACAATTGCTTCACGCCCGAAACAAATGTGTTGACCCCCACTGGCTGGCAGTGTATTAGTGATCTGCGCGTTGGCGACCTAGTGATTGGCGGCAGCGGCGAAGCGAAGGCAGTAGAGTTCGTCCATCTTAATCACTTCGATGAGCACGTTGTCCGGCTGGTCAGTGAAGAAGAACACGTACTTACTACCCCAAACCATCGCTTCCTCACGCTTAAAGGCTGGATTCGCGCTGAGAACCTGAAAGCCGGCGATGTAGTCATCCAACTGCCGGAAGTCGGCGGCGTCGATAAAGATGTTGGTCACATAGAGCATGTGCGCTCCTTGGTCCGCAATGTGCGCGTGGCGGGCCCACGTCGGGCGCTTCGTGTTTACGCACTCAATGCCAATGCCCAGTTCTGGCAAAAACACATCTACCCAATAGGGCGAAAGGTGGTAGCTAAACTGCGGATTGTACCCCAACTTCTGGAAATGCTCCAGCATGAGTTGTTCGCGTTTGGACGGGAGTGCTTTGGCATTGGGGTGGCTGCTAGGGTCTGCTCGGTACATGCTCACGCGCTTGGTGCGGATGTGCTCCCGAAAAACGGGGTCGTTAAACTGAGTGGTTTCGCGCTGTTTAAGCGCCATTTGACGGACCGACTCGTTGGTTTCTTTGGTTCTGCCGAGTCGACCGTGTTTGCCGATAGCAACAAATCCGCGAGCGCGGACGCTCATTGCTTCGGCCTGAGCAGCACGGCGCTCCGGGTTGTCGGCCCATTGCACCCGAATGGCCTCTCCGCCTTTGCGCGGCTCTATGCCACACTGCTTCACCAGTTTGATAAGCTGTGCAGGCTGCAACCCCCACCGCTTGCAAATCATGCGGTAGGTGAGTACCTGCCCAATGTACAACTCGGTGAGGGCTTCACAGACGGTGCGCCCCTCCAGGGTTTCGATGCGCTGAATGACTTTCTCCGATACGCCTTTTTTCATCTGAAATTTGCAAAAGTTGATTCTATTGCAAATATACCATACATCGGCAATGTATACAACCTTTCAGTAAAAGAAGATATCAGTTATGTAACTAAGATTGGCGTTGTACACAATTGCCGGTGCGACGTGGTGGAGACGGATGCCGACGCCACGCCGACGGCACGGGACACGCTTGATAGCTTGCCAGAACCGCCTATCGAGTTCCGCAACAACAGCGGCAAGGGCGGCGAGGTATTCAACGCTGAGCACCCTTACTTCGACGTGCCCAAGTCTGTAGCAACCAAAATTGAGCAGCAGTTATGA
- a CDS encoding phage protein Gp36 family protein, which yields MSFLTSADYGLQIRDEIRGLLTDGNDALLSSAAHAAQAEMESYLRGRFDVVAVFGALGPVSAVPAAGILPAVPATADQRNPQIVMYLVDLALYHLHSRQNPRNVPQIRQDRYQQVIDWLKLVRKGALSCGLPLESAQLPDGTQDTGSILPRGSSLPKLSNTY from the coding sequence ATGAGCTTTCTGACTTCCGCCGACTACGGCCTGCAAATCCGCGACGAAATCCGCGGGCTGCTCACCGACGGCAACGACGCGCTGCTCAGCAGCGCGGCCCACGCCGCGCAGGCCGAAATGGAAAGCTACCTGCGGGGCCGCTTCGACGTGGTGGCCGTCTTCGGGGCCCTGGGCCCGGTGAGTGCCGTGCCCGCCGCGGGGATTTTGCCCGCGGTGCCGGCCACCGCTGACCAGCGCAACCCGCAAATCGTGATGTACCTGGTGGATTTGGCGCTTTACCACCTGCACAGCCGCCAGAACCCGCGCAACGTGCCCCAGATTCGCCAGGACCGCTACCAGCAGGTAATTGACTGGCTCAAGCTGGTGCGCAAGGGGGCCCTGAGTTGCGGGCTGCCGTTGGAATCGGCCCAGCTGCCCGATGGCACCCAGGACACCGGCTCCATTCTTCCCCGCGGCAGCTCGCTGCCCAAACTAAGCAACACCTACTAA
- a CDS encoding phage terminase large subunit, whose protein sequence is MPDINFQPSWKQHTAWLALEDGTTEEVCFGGAAGGGKSYLGVAWKLYRRLRYPGSRGLTGRTVLKDLKESTLITYFSVLAKWGLVAGRDFTFNAQDFRLDFPNGSREVFRDLGWSPSDPDYQRLGSSEFTDAWIEEAGDGVPEKAADILKSRIRWMLPEFGLVPKLLITCNPGYNWVRTKYFFDDEDNPVRLKPSQCVIRALVTDNPDKAFVALYKKSLEGLSNDYDRQRLLEGDWNATEKTGGEFYSSFDTQRHTGDYASTYEAGVALHLTFDFNTSPYVTGLAWQVRGKECTQVAEVTLGTPLNNTMACAQGLVRRFPAHAAEVFVYGDPAGRAADTRSEKGQNDFTILLGVFQKAGWQCTQRVAASAPSVSMRGLWIDKILSEEVGGIGLRFDKACRNTIQDYQKVLKAADGTKNKKRVKDPKTGVSYEPYAHCTDAVDYMLCRLFSEDYQRFQRPNAAPLPALIMPQRANNSY, encoded by the coding sequence ATGCCGGACATTAATTTTCAACCGAGCTGGAAGCAGCACACGGCCTGGCTGGCGCTGGAAGACGGCACCACCGAAGAGGTGTGCTTCGGCGGGGCGGCTGGCGGCGGAAAAAGCTACCTGGGCGTGGCCTGGAAGCTCTATCGCCGCCTGCGCTACCCGGGCAGTCGGGGGCTGACCGGCCGCACCGTGCTCAAAGACCTGAAGGAATCCACCCTGATAACTTATTTTTCTGTATTGGCCAAGTGGGGATTGGTGGCGGGTCGCGACTTCACGTTCAACGCCCAGGATTTTCGCCTGGACTTTCCCAACGGCAGCCGCGAGGTGTTCCGCGATTTGGGTTGGTCGCCGTCCGACCCGGATTATCAGCGGCTGGGTAGCTCGGAGTTTACCGATGCCTGGATTGAGGAGGCTGGCGACGGCGTACCCGAGAAGGCGGCCGACATTCTCAAAAGCCGCATCCGCTGGATGCTGCCCGAGTTCGGGTTGGTGCCCAAGCTGCTCATCACCTGCAACCCGGGCTACAACTGGGTGCGCACGAAATACTTCTTCGACGACGAAGACAACCCGGTGCGGCTCAAGCCCAGCCAGTGCGTGATCAGGGCCTTGGTGACCGACAACCCCGACAAGGCCTTTGTGGCGCTCTACAAGAAGAGCCTGGAGGGCCTCAGCAACGACTACGACCGCCAGCGGCTGCTCGAAGGCGACTGGAATGCTACCGAAAAAACCGGTGGAGAATTTTATTCCAGCTTCGACACCCAGCGGCACACCGGCGACTACGCCAGCACCTACGAGGCGGGCGTAGCGCTGCACCTCACGTTTGACTTCAACACCAGCCCCTACGTAACGGGCCTGGCCTGGCAGGTGCGGGGCAAGGAGTGCACCCAGGTGGCGGAGGTAACGCTGGGCACTCCGCTCAACAACACAATGGCCTGCGCCCAGGGCCTGGTGCGCCGCTTCCCGGCCCACGCGGCCGAGGTGTTCGTGTACGGCGACCCGGCGGGCCGCGCGGCCGACACGCGCAGCGAGAAGGGCCAGAACGATTTCACCATTCTGCTGGGCGTCTTTCAGAAAGCGGGCTGGCAATGCACCCAGCGCGTAGCCGCCAGCGCGCCCAGCGTCTCGATGCGGGGCCTCTGGATTGACAAGATTTTGAGCGAAGAAGTGGGCGGCATCGGGCTGCGCTTTGATAAGGCGTGCCGCAACACCATCCAGGACTACCAGAAGGTGCTGAAGGCCGCCGATGGCACCAAGAATAAGAAGCGCGTGAAGGATCCCAAAACGGGCGTCAGCTACGAGCCTTATGCGCACTGCACCGATGCGGTTGATTATATGCTCTGCCGGCTTTTCAGCGAAGATTATCAGCGGTTTCAGCGGCCTAACGCGGCCCCGCTACCGGCCCTCATCATGCCCCAACGGGCGAACAATAGCTACTAA
- a CDS encoding Clp protease ClpP, giving the protein MAQPTLQIYSAIGFDPQSGTGLSAADFGAQLATAEASGEKRVAVRINSGGGNWAEGQSMYDMLKASALKVDTYCVGLVASAATLPFMAGNKRLIAAHGRLMIHNCASGATGGVADFEVAIEQQKAINGSMAALYASVSGQPVEKCAALMAATTFMDAETAVALGFATGIMPDTQAAQAPPASLPTASLHSYYATLISTADMKNLLIPIFAAAGMLTLTATSSDADMATAVAAAFGEKDKAKKEADDAKAALATATAALAAATEKCAAMDKQMADMEEEEAKAKATAATATIEATVTAAIASGRIVASQKEVYMSLAKADLTSTKAVLDALPARRSVADAITSFSAYAAVLPLTAGGAMAEIQARLASK; this is encoded by the coding sequence ATGGCCCAACCTACGCTTCAGATTTATTCCGCCATTGGCTTCGACCCGCAATCGGGCACGGGCCTGAGCGCGGCCGACTTCGGGGCGCAGCTGGCCACGGCGGAAGCCTCGGGGGAGAAGCGGGTCGCCGTGCGCATCAACAGCGGCGGCGGCAACTGGGCCGAGGGCCAGAGCATGTACGACATGCTCAAGGCCTCCGCCCTGAAGGTCGATACCTACTGCGTGGGCCTGGTGGCCAGCGCCGCCACGCTGCCCTTCATGGCCGGCAACAAGCGCCTCATCGCCGCCCACGGCCGGCTCATGATTCACAACTGCGCTTCGGGCGCGACGGGCGGCGTCGCCGACTTCGAAGTGGCCATTGAGCAGCAGAAGGCCATCAACGGCTCGATGGCGGCCCTCTACGCCAGCGTCAGTGGCCAGCCGGTCGAGAAATGCGCCGCGCTGATGGCCGCCACCACCTTCATGGATGCCGAAACCGCCGTGGCCCTGGGCTTCGCCACCGGCATCATGCCCGACACCCAGGCCGCCCAAGCGCCCCCGGCAAGTCTGCCCACTGCTTCGCTCCATTCCTACTACGCAACCCTCATCAGCACCGCTGACATGAAAAACCTGTTGATTCCCATTTTCGCCGCGGCCGGCATGCTGACGCTGACGGCCACCTCATCCGACGCCGACATGGCCACCGCCGTGGCGGCGGCCTTCGGCGAGAAGGACAAAGCCAAGAAAGAGGCCGACGACGCCAAGGCCGCGCTGGCCACCGCCACCGCTGCCCTGGCCGCCGCCACTGAAAAGTGCGCCGCCATGGATAAGCAGATGGCCGACATGGAAGAGGAGGAGGCCAAAGCCAAAGCCACCGCCGCCACCGCTACCATCGAAGCCACCGTCACGGCCGCCATCGCTTCCGGCCGCATCGTGGCCAGCCAGAAAGAGGTGTACATGAGCTTGGCCAAAGCCGATTTGACCAGCACCAAGGCCGTGCTCGACGCCCTGCCGGCCCGCCGGTCGGTAGCCGACGCCATCACCAGCTTCAGCGCCTACGCTGCCGTGCTGCCGCTGACCGCCGGCGGGGCCATGGCTGAGATCCAGGCCCGCCTGGCCAGCAAATAA
- a CDS encoding DUF5675 family protein: MRLELHRTTFTKESTIGELSVDGVFECFVCEDPVRPVGAPKVFGKTAIPAGIYAVRVTYSNRFLRRLPLLVNVPDGDIHFGDLLIDDCGVRIHSGNTAADTEGCLLVGLDKKPDFVGRSRDAFSRFFPRLQDAVAAGPVLLTIR; encoded by the coding sequence ATGCGCCTGGAACTCCACCGCACCACCTTCACCAAAGAATCCACCATCGGCGAATTGTCGGTGGACGGCGTGTTCGAATGCTTTGTGTGCGAAGACCCGGTGCGCCCGGTGGGGGCCCCGAAAGTATTTGGCAAAACGGCCATCCCGGCCGGCATCTACGCCGTGCGCGTCACCTACTCCAACCGCTTCCTGCGGCGCCTGCCGCTGCTGGTGAACGTGCCGGACGGCGACATCCACTTCGGCGACCTGCTGATCGACGACTGCGGCGTGCGCATCCACAGCGGCAACACGGCGGCCGACACGGAAGGCTGCCTGCTGGTGGGCCTCGACAAAAAACCCGACTTCGTGGGCCGTTCGCGCGACGCGTTCAGCCGCTTTTTTCCGCGCTTGCAAGATGCCGTGGCCGCGGGGCCCGTGCTGCTCACTATCCGCTAA
- a CDS encoding DUF2586 family protein codes for MALPDILITRVQGGLGRQQPTNDGISALITQGVAIAGKLVLDTDYELRSLLAAEAIGIAATGGYAATHQHISEYFRLSPGAVLIVRVVAQSVPLASILDKTQAHAKTMLVAANGRIKQLAVALNPAAGYVPAVTHGFDDDVFAAIAQAQALAMEEFVQHRPVLVLLGAYSLSHDPSVAADLTMLSSEFVGVLAGTDAASPNEPALGAGLGAVSAAAVNESIAWVQKFNLTGSGQFLNAGLSNGALLGQLLPGDLAAFAAKGFIAVRQHAGLDGFYFSDSPTCTLPSSDYAYLENVRTTNKAARLVRTALLPALNGPLPVNADGTLAAQAVGELQGKALAGLTAGLLQTAQASALAVYIDPTQNVLSTSQLNVQVRLVPVGVGRQIVVSLGLTTKLS; via the coding sequence ATGGCCCTGCCCGACATCCTCATCACCCGCGTTCAGGGCGGCCTCGGCCGCCAGCAGCCCACCAACGACGGCATTTCGGCCCTCATCACCCAGGGCGTGGCCATCGCCGGCAAGCTCGTGCTCGACACCGACTACGAGCTGCGCTCCCTGCTGGCTGCCGAAGCCATCGGCATCGCCGCCACCGGCGGCTACGCCGCCACCCACCAGCACATCAGCGAGTATTTCCGGCTCTCGCCGGGGGCCGTGCTTATTGTGCGGGTTGTGGCCCAGTCGGTACCGCTGGCCAGCATCCTCGACAAGACCCAGGCTCACGCCAAAACCATGCTCGTGGCCGCCAACGGCCGCATCAAGCAGCTGGCCGTGGCGCTCAACCCCGCCGCCGGCTACGTGCCGGCCGTGACCCACGGCTTTGACGACGACGTGTTCGCCGCCATCGCCCAGGCCCAGGCCCTGGCCATGGAAGAGTTTGTGCAGCACCGCCCCGTGCTGGTGCTGCTCGGGGCGTATTCGCTCAGCCATGACCCCAGCGTGGCCGCCGACCTGACCATGCTCAGCAGTGAGTTCGTGGGCGTGCTGGCCGGCACCGATGCCGCCAGCCCCAACGAGCCCGCCCTGGGGGCCGGGCTCGGGGCCGTGTCGGCCGCGGCCGTCAACGAGTCCATCGCCTGGGTGCAGAAATTTAACCTGACCGGCAGCGGCCAGTTCCTCAACGCTGGCCTAAGCAACGGGGCCCTGCTGGGCCAGCTGCTGCCGGGCGACCTGGCCGCCTTCGCCGCCAAGGGCTTCATCGCCGTGCGTCAGCACGCCGGCCTCGACGGCTTCTACTTCTCGGACTCGCCGACCTGCACGCTGCCTTCTTCCGACTACGCCTACCTGGAAAACGTGCGCACCACCAACAAAGCCGCCCGCCTGGTGCGCACGGCCCTGCTGCCGGCCCTCAACGGCCCGCTGCCGGTGAATGCTGACGGCACACTGGCCGCCCAGGCGGTGGGCGAACTGCAGGGCAAAGCCCTGGCGGGCCTCACCGCCGGGCTGCTGCAAACCGCCCAGGCCTCGGCCCTGGCCGTGTACATCGACCCCACCCAGAACGTGCTCAGCACCTCGCAGCTCAACGTGCAAGTGCGCCTGGTGCCCGTGGGCGTGGGCCGTCAAATCGTCGTTTCCCTGGGCCTCACCACTAAACTCTCCTAA
- a CDS encoding DUF6046 domain-containing protein: MPYALSPASALDSLQGRAVALGTDRTDAGLGGRPFLPIDLRALTAEAFGYSVLRRYQVPPGPGQEPLSSAYGSLQAPVASTGPTGLLGLPAFLQVNFHAAKNPATADYANGLALLDPIVTVGQQMNVVKTAITGRRGTVKEYIGQDDYAVTIRAILATDPGAPNRFAYPLPEVKALRALVELGVALPVSGFLLDTYGISSLVVVNVRYESLPGFTNLQAYEIECLSDDPIELAI, from the coding sequence ATGCCCTACGCCCTCTCTCCTGCTTCCGCCCTCGATAGCCTCCAGGGCCGCGCCGTGGCCCTGGGCACCGACCGCACCGACGCCGGCCTGGGTGGGCGGCCCTTCCTGCCCATCGACCTGCGGGCCCTGACGGCCGAGGCCTTCGGCTATTCGGTCCTGCGCCGCTACCAGGTGCCGCCCGGGCCGGGCCAGGAGCCGCTGAGCAGTGCTTACGGCTCGCTCCAGGCCCCCGTGGCCAGCACCGGCCCCACCGGCCTGCTGGGCCTGCCGGCCTTCTTGCAGGTAAACTTTCACGCGGCCAAAAACCCGGCCACCGCCGACTACGCCAACGGCCTGGCCCTGCTCGACCCCATCGTAACGGTGGGCCAGCAGATGAACGTGGTGAAGACGGCCATCACCGGCCGCCGGGGCACCGTGAAGGAGTACATCGGCCAGGACGACTACGCCGTGACGATCCGCGCCATCCTGGCCACCGACCCGGGGGCCCCCAACCGCTTCGCCTACCCGCTGCCCGAGGTGAAGGCGCTGCGGGCGCTGGTGGAGCTGGGCGTGGCCCTGCCCGTGTCGGGCTTCCTGCTCGACACCTACGGCATCAGCAGCCTGGTGGTGGTGAACGTGCGCTACGAGAGCCTGCCGGGCTTCACCAACCTGCAAGCCTACGAAATCGAGTGCCTGAGCGACGACCCCATTGAGCTGGCGATCTAA
- a CDS encoding PKD domain-containing protein: MYTDQDIEAGITALADGVQNRAVQVRYIFEMFRTNLAALVIPNGAHFLFGPSVPTAALGVDGDVYDNTVTGDRSQKQGGAWVFQYRAKGDAGRTPQKGVDYTDGHTPQKGVDYRDGVDGQSAYQLWLGAGNTGSLAVFLASLKSQAVAPANVGSGSYWHQEVYDPATTDGADGEFWQTAVSLSTEKRWKRIAGAWRKFYDNTGVAITPPTTDTTPPSVAFTFPAAGATLTAGTQVTLTATASDNAAVQGLSFTNGGTGAALGAGAKNGTSYTLAFTVPSTAGGLSLTATATDTSGNTATATVNVTVQAAAPAQNQLPTANAGSNTTIQPPTSQVALMGSGSDPDGTVAAYAWRQVTGAAVNGMPSSVQNPVVTGLTTAGTYQFGLTVTDNSGGKSPEVFTVVTVQAAAQTNSLAANSSTPS, from the coding sequence ATGTATACTGATCAAGATATTGAGGCAGGCATCACGGCCCTGGCAGATGGGGTTCAGAACCGGGCAGTGCAGGTGCGCTACATCTTCGAGATGTTCCGCACCAACCTGGCCGCGCTGGTAATTCCCAACGGGGCGCACTTCCTGTTCGGGCCCAGCGTGCCCACCGCCGCGTTGGGGGTAGACGGCGACGTGTACGACAACACCGTGACCGGCGACCGCTCCCAAAAGCAGGGCGGGGCCTGGGTGTTCCAGTACCGCGCCAAGGGCGACGCGGGCCGCACGCCGCAAAAAGGCGTGGACTACACCGACGGCCATACGCCGCAAAAAGGCGTGGATTACCGCGATGGGGTGGACGGCCAGAGTGCCTACCAGCTGTGGCTGGGTGCGGGCAATACCGGCTCGCTGGCGGTGTTCCTGGCCAGCCTGAAAAGCCAGGCCGTGGCCCCTGCAAATGTCGGCAGCGGCAGCTACTGGCACCAGGAGGTTTACGACCCGGCGACAACCGACGGGGCGGACGGAGAATTCTGGCAAACGGCGGTGAGCCTGAGCACCGAAAAACGGTGGAAAAGGATTGCGGGCGCTTGGCGTAAGTTTTACGACAACACGGGGGTTGCTATAACGCCGCCGACCACCGACACCACGCCGCCCAGCGTTGCCTTCACCTTCCCCGCCGCCGGGGCCACGCTGACCGCCGGCACTCAGGTTACGCTCACCGCTACGGCGAGCGATAACGCCGCGGTACAGGGCCTAAGCTTCACGAACGGCGGCACCGGGGCCGCCTTAGGCGCGGGCGCGAAGAACGGCACCAGCTACACGCTGGCTTTCACGGTGCCCAGCACGGCCGGGGGCCTCTCGCTCACCGCCACCGCCACCGATACATCCGGCAATACGGCTACGGCCACGGTCAACGTGACCGTGCAGGCCGCCGCGCCCGCCCAGAACCAGTTGCCCACGGCCAACGCCGGCAGCAACACCACGATTCAACCGCCCACCTCGCAAGTGGCGCTAATGGGCAGCGGCAGCGACCCCGACGGTACCGTGGCCGCCTACGCCTGGCGGCAGGTGACGGGCGCGGCCGTGAACGGGATGCCCAGCAGCGTGCAGAACCCGGTCGTAACGGGCCTCACCACGGCGGGCACCTATCAGTTCGGCCTGACTGTCACCGACAACAGCGGTGGCAAGTCGCCGGAAGTCTTTACCGTGGTAACGGTGCAGGCCGCCGCCCAAACCAATTCCCTGGCCGCTAACAGCTCCACTCCCTCGTAA